A region from the Aegilops tauschii subsp. strangulata cultivar AL8/78 chromosome 5, Aet v6.0, whole genome shotgun sequence genome encodes:
- the LOC109784062 gene encoding uncharacterized protein encodes MAIPHYAYLKMKMPGTKGIITVSGDYKKSAACAAASSRLAESLVIAAERKLLDRVVAMASKQPDLSPDPRESEPQGSFQPAKETKKIPLDPNHSEKFADIGAHLDSK; translated from the coding sequence ATGGCTATACcgcactacgcctacctcaagatgaagatgccgggaacCAAGGGTATTATCACAGTGTCTGGAGATTACAAGAAGTCGGCCGcctgtgctgcagccagcagccgactggccgagtcccttgtgattgcAGCCGAGAGGAAGCTCCTTGACCGggtggtggccatggccagcaagcagccggacCTGTCACCAGACCCCAGGGAGTCGGAACCTCAGGGCTCATTCCAGCCGGCTAAAGAGACCAAGAAGATTCCCTTGGACCCGAACCACTCAGAGAAGTTTGCTGACATAGGTGCTcacctcgacagcaaatag